The Linepithema humile isolate Giens D197 chromosome 2, Lhum_UNIL_v1.0, whole genome shotgun sequence genome has a segment encoding these proteins:
- the Fcp3C gene encoding follicle cell protein 3C-1 → MYVALLMMALCISYSYAENNSTVSSIESSAKVEEPIGCVCGVFLSGQFKRGSREQPTGYPALLHEYPDRLPCTVMGNRLCTSKCLDVIVKYLPNSPAILCASLDRDCYRERAYLFIQNCKDEWMNTNLSAGKEYCCKDGLPYKCR, encoded by the exons ATGTACGTGGCTTTATTGATGATGGCTCTTTGCATATCATACTCTTACGCAGAAAACAATAGTACTGTTTCAAGCATTGAATCATCTGCAAAAGTCGAGGAACCTATTGGCTGTGTTTGTGGCGTATTTCTAAGCGGACAATTTAAGAGAGGAAGCAGGGAGCAACCTACGGGATATCCTGCACTCCTCCATGAATATCCTGATCGACTTCCATGCACTGTCATGGGAAATAGACTTTGCACCAGCAAATGTCTCGATGtt aTAGTGAAATATTTACCGAACAGCCCGGCGATCCTTTGTGCTTCTCTGGACCGTGATTGTTATAGAGAAAGA GCTTATCTTTTCATCCAAAACTGTAAGGATGAGTGGATGAATACCAATCTGTCTGCGGGCAAAGAGTATTGTTGTAAAGATGGATTGCCATACAAATGTCGTTAA
- the LOC105679592 gene encoding armadillo repeat-containing protein 7: MFSTKARLIERTGKNGVNRYDFLKLLATEYKTAKSKDAKEQVLANLANFAYDPINYGYIRQLQIIDLFLYALSEENPTLVRYAISGICNLCLDAINKIYILRNQGVELVSSLLSSQDEDIVLSTISTLMFLITPESRNEITSTEIIKHMLEFSHSDNIRIKNLAAIFLSDYCEESEIEKIKEDNK, encoded by the exons ATGTTCTCGACTAAGGCACGATTAATAGAACGCACAGGGAAAAATGGTGTCAATCGTTATGATTTTTTGAAGCTTCTAGCAACTGAATATAAAACAGCCAAGTCTAAAG ATGCAAAGGAACAAGTGTTGGCAAACTTAGCAAATTTTGCCTATGATCCTATAAATTACGGATACATAAGACAGctacaaataattgatttgtttCTCTATGCTTTATCCGAAGAGAATCCAACATTAGTACGTTACGCCATAAGtggtatttgtaatttatgtttaG atgcaataaataagatatacaTTCTGCGCAATCAAGGCGTTGAATTAGTATCATCATTACTTTCTTCCCAAGATGAAGACATTGTGCTCTCAACAATTTCTACTTTGATGTTTTTAATCACACCTGAATCAAGAAACGAAATAACATCGAccgaaataattaaacacatGTTGGAGTTTTCACATAGTGACAATAttcgtattaaaaatttagcagcTATATTTTTAAGTGACTATTGTGAAGAAAGTGAGatagaaaagataaaagaggACAATAAGTAA
- the Stt3B gene encoding dolichyl-diphosphooligosaccharide--protein glycosyltransferase subunit STT3B isoform X2 has protein sequence MLPNKSSSSLPSPSSPSPSPSSSPGTTNAKVMFPDKRSTTKQMKSSTLTNAAGLSSLITFTVLLLAWISGFASRLFAVIRFESIIHEFDPWFNYRATAYMVQHGFYNFLNWFDERAWYPLGRIVGGTVYPGLMITSGSIHYILHSLNIPVHIRDICVFLAPIFSGLTAISTYLLTKEIWSAGAGLFAACFIAIVPGYISRSVAGSYDNEGIAIFALQITYYLWVKSVKTGSIFWASITALSYFYMVSAWGGYVFIINLIPLHVFALLVMNRYSNRLFTSYTTFYVLGLLLSMQVPFVGFQPIRTSEHMAAGGVFGLLIFIAALRYLRTVLTKSEMKYFGGVVAVTAALLLLVLIALTYAGVVAPWSGRFYSLWDTGYAKVHIPIIASVSEHQPTTWFSFFFDLHVLVATFPVGLWYCIKHVNDERVFVILYAISAVYFAGVMVRLMLTLTPVVCMLAGVAISKLVELYLKEEDRDDRNGTESNEESEEERERSPGRALYDKAGKLRRMKHERPKGSGDGLGANLRNGVVIGMLMLLMMFTVHCTWVTSNAYSSPSIVLASYSNDGGRAILDDFREAYYWLAQNTPNDARVMSWWDYGYQIAGMANRTTLVDNNTWNNSHIALVGKAMSSNESAAYEIMTSLDVDYVLIIFGGMIGYSGDDINKFLWMVRIAEGEHPQDIRESDYFTERGEFRVDSEGSPTLLNSLMYKLSYYRFGDVKIDYRSPYGYDRTRNAEIGNKNFQLTYLEEAYTTEHWLVRVYRVKKPAEFNRPRIPISERVITRRANSYISKKLKLWGVGH, from the exons ATGCTGCCGAACaagtcgtcgtcatcgttaCCATCCccatcgtcgccgtcgccgtcgccgtcgtcgtcgcccgGCACGACGAACGCGAAGGTCATGTTCCCGGACAAGAGATCGACGACCAAGCAAATGAAGTCCTCCACGCTGACGAACGCCGCCGGCCTCAGCTCCCTTATCACCTTCACCGTTCTTTTGCTCGCCTGGATCTCCGGTTTCGCCTCGCGGCTTTTCGCGGTCATACGTTTCGAGAGTATCATACACGAGTTCGATCCTTG gtTCAACTACAGAGCAACAGCGTATATGGTACAACATggattctacaattttttaaattggttCGACGAACGAGCATGGTATCCATTGGGCCGAATCGTCGGCGGAACTGTCTACCCTGGTCTCATGATAACCTCTGGATCAATACATTACATATTGCACTCTCTAAACATACCAGTGCATATAAGAGACATATGTGTATTCTTAGCTCCAATTTTTAGTGGCCTTACTGCCAtatctacatatttattaacgaAGGAAATATGGAGTGCTGGAGCTGGCTTATTCGCCGCTTGCTTTATCGCCATTGTACCTGGCTACATTTCGAGATCTGTGGCCGGCAGTTATGACAACGAAGGAATTGCAATCTTTGCATTGCAAATCACTTATTATCTTTGGGTTAAATCAGTGAAAACTGGTTCAATCTTTTGGGCGAGCATAACTGCTTTATCTTACTTCTACATGGTATCGGCATGGGGTGGTTATGTGTTCATTATCAATCTGATTCCACTTCATGTATTCGCCTTGCTGGTGATGAACCGTTATAGCAATCGATTATTTACCAGTTACACCACATTTTATGTTCTCGGACTTTTATTAAGTATGCAAGTACCATTCGTCGGATTTCAACCAATCAGAACTTCAGAGCATATGGCTGCGGGTGGTGTATTCGGTCTCCTAATCTTCATAGCAGCTCTCAG ATACTTAAGAACTGTACTTACCAAGTCTGAGATGAAATATTTCGGCGGTGTAGTGGCCGTCACGGCCGCTCTACTCCTGTTAGTTTTGATCGCATTGACGTACGCCGGTGTCGTCGCTCCCTGGAGCGGTAGATTTTACTCGCTATGGGACACCGGTTACGCCAAAGTACACATCCCTATAATAGCATCGGTGTCGGAACACCAACCGACAACTTGGTTCAGCTTTTTCTTCGACTTGCACGTTCTCGTCGCAACGTTCCCGGTCGGTCTTTGGTATTGCATCAAGCACGTGAATGACGAGCGTGTTTTCG tCATACTGTACGCCATAAGTGCCGTTTACTTCGCTGGAGTGATGGTGAGACTTATGTTGACCTTGACGCCAGTGGTGTGCATGCTGGCTGGCGTCGCCATCAGCAAACTCGTGGAGCTGTATCTGAAGGAGGAGGATCGGGACGATCGGAACGGCACCGAGAGCAACGAGGAAAGCGAGGAGGAGAGGGAGCGAAGCCCCGGCAGAGCATTGTACGATAAAGCCGGAAAGCTTCGTAGAATGAAGCACGAGAGGCCGAAAGGTAGCGGCGACGGATTAGGCGCCAATCTTCGCAACGGCGTCGTTATCGGCATGCTGATGCTACTGATGATGTTCACCGTGCATTGCACGTGGGTGACCAGCAACGCGTACTCTAGTCCGTCTATCGTTCTCGCATCCTACAGCAATGACGGCGGCAGAGCCATACTCGACGATTTTCGGGAGGCTTATTACTGGTTAGCTCAAAACACGCCCAATGACGCTAGAGTCATGAGTTGGTGGGATTACGGATATCAGATCGCCGGTATGGCTAACAG aactACACTCGTGGACAATAATACGTGGAATAATTCGCACATAGCTCTGGTCGGTAAAGCGATGAGCTCGAATGAAAGTGCCGCTTATGAAATTATGACATCTTTGGATGTAGACTAtgtattaatcatttttggCGGGATGATTGGATACTCCGGCGACGACATTAACAAATTCTTGTGGATGGTACGCATCGCCGAGGGTGAGCATCCCCAGGACATTCGCGAGAGTGATTACTTCACCGAGAGAGGAGAGTTTCGCGTAGACTCGGAGGGTTCTCCCACGTTACTGAACTCGTTAATGTACAAGCTCAGTTACTATCGGTTTGGGGACGTTAAGATAGACTATCGATCACCTTACGGTTACGATCGTACTCGTAATGCGGAAATAggcaataaaaactttcagcTGACATATCTGGAAGAAGCTTATACTACTGAACATTGGCTTGTCAGGGTTTACAG GGTGAAGAAGCCAGCAGAATTTAATAGACCAAGAATCCCGATCTCCGAACGGGTTATCACCCGTCGCGCAAATTCGTATATTAGTAAAAAG TTGAAGTTATGGGGGGTCGGGCATTGA
- the Stt3B gene encoding dolichyl-diphosphooligosaccharide--protein glycosyltransferase subunit STT3B isoform X3 yields the protein MLPNKSSSSLPSPSSPSPSPSSSPGTTNAKVMFPDKRSTTKQMKSSTLTNAAGLSSLITFTVLLLAWISGFASRLFAVIRFESIIHEFDPWFNYRATAYMVQHGFYNFLNWFDERAWYPLGRIVGGTVYPGLMITSGSIHYILHSLNIPVHIRDICVFLAPIFSGLTAISTYLLTKEIWSAGAGLFAACFIAIVPGYISRSVAGSYDNEGIAIFALQITYYLWVKSVKTGSIFWASITALSYFYMVSAWGGYVFIINLIPLHVFALLVMNRYSNRLFTSYTTFYVLGLLLSMQVPFVGFQPIRTSEHMAAGGVFGLLIFIAALRYLRTVLTKSEMKYFGGVVAVTAALLLLVLIALTYAGVVAPWSGRFYSLWDTGYAKVHIPIIASVSEHQPTTWFSFFFDLHVLVATFPVGLWYCIKHVNDERVFVILYAISAVYFAGVMVRLMLTLTPVVCMLAGVAISKLVELYLKEEDRDDRNGTESNEESEEERERSPGRALYDKAGKLRRMKHERPKGSGDGLGANLRNGVVIGMLMLLMMFTVHCTWVTSNAYSSPSIVLASYSNDGGRAILDDFREAYYWLAQNTPNDARVMSWWDYGYQIAGMANRTTLVDNNTWNNSHIALVGKAMSSNESAAYEIMTSLDVDYVLIIFGGMIGYSGDDINKFLWMVRIAEGEHPQDIRESDYFTERGEFRVDSEGSPTLLNSLMYKLSYYRFGDVKIDYRSPYGYDRTRNAEIGNKNFQLTYLEEAYTTEHWLVRVYRVKKPAEFNRPRIPISERVITRRANSYISKKLWGVGH from the exons ATGCTGCCGAACaagtcgtcgtcatcgttaCCATCCccatcgtcgccgtcgccgtcgccgtcgtcgtcgcccgGCACGACGAACGCGAAGGTCATGTTCCCGGACAAGAGATCGACGACCAAGCAAATGAAGTCCTCCACGCTGACGAACGCCGCCGGCCTCAGCTCCCTTATCACCTTCACCGTTCTTTTGCTCGCCTGGATCTCCGGTTTCGCCTCGCGGCTTTTCGCGGTCATACGTTTCGAGAGTATCATACACGAGTTCGATCCTTG gtTCAACTACAGAGCAACAGCGTATATGGTACAACATggattctacaattttttaaattggttCGACGAACGAGCATGGTATCCATTGGGCCGAATCGTCGGCGGAACTGTCTACCCTGGTCTCATGATAACCTCTGGATCAATACATTACATATTGCACTCTCTAAACATACCAGTGCATATAAGAGACATATGTGTATTCTTAGCTCCAATTTTTAGTGGCCTTACTGCCAtatctacatatttattaacgaAGGAAATATGGAGTGCTGGAGCTGGCTTATTCGCCGCTTGCTTTATCGCCATTGTACCTGGCTACATTTCGAGATCTGTGGCCGGCAGTTATGACAACGAAGGAATTGCAATCTTTGCATTGCAAATCACTTATTATCTTTGGGTTAAATCAGTGAAAACTGGTTCAATCTTTTGGGCGAGCATAACTGCTTTATCTTACTTCTACATGGTATCGGCATGGGGTGGTTATGTGTTCATTATCAATCTGATTCCACTTCATGTATTCGCCTTGCTGGTGATGAACCGTTATAGCAATCGATTATTTACCAGTTACACCACATTTTATGTTCTCGGACTTTTATTAAGTATGCAAGTACCATTCGTCGGATTTCAACCAATCAGAACTTCAGAGCATATGGCTGCGGGTGGTGTATTCGGTCTCCTAATCTTCATAGCAGCTCTCAG ATACTTAAGAACTGTACTTACCAAGTCTGAGATGAAATATTTCGGCGGTGTAGTGGCCGTCACGGCCGCTCTACTCCTGTTAGTTTTGATCGCATTGACGTACGCCGGTGTCGTCGCTCCCTGGAGCGGTAGATTTTACTCGCTATGGGACACCGGTTACGCCAAAGTACACATCCCTATAATAGCATCGGTGTCGGAACACCAACCGACAACTTGGTTCAGCTTTTTCTTCGACTTGCACGTTCTCGTCGCAACGTTCCCGGTCGGTCTTTGGTATTGCATCAAGCACGTGAATGACGAGCGTGTTTTCG tCATACTGTACGCCATAAGTGCCGTTTACTTCGCTGGAGTGATGGTGAGACTTATGTTGACCTTGACGCCAGTGGTGTGCATGCTGGCTGGCGTCGCCATCAGCAAACTCGTGGAGCTGTATCTGAAGGAGGAGGATCGGGACGATCGGAACGGCACCGAGAGCAACGAGGAAAGCGAGGAGGAGAGGGAGCGAAGCCCCGGCAGAGCATTGTACGATAAAGCCGGAAAGCTTCGTAGAATGAAGCACGAGAGGCCGAAAGGTAGCGGCGACGGATTAGGCGCCAATCTTCGCAACGGCGTCGTTATCGGCATGCTGATGCTACTGATGATGTTCACCGTGCATTGCACGTGGGTGACCAGCAACGCGTACTCTAGTCCGTCTATCGTTCTCGCATCCTACAGCAATGACGGCGGCAGAGCCATACTCGACGATTTTCGGGAGGCTTATTACTGGTTAGCTCAAAACACGCCCAATGACGCTAGAGTCATGAGTTGGTGGGATTACGGATATCAGATCGCCGGTATGGCTAACAG aactACACTCGTGGACAATAATACGTGGAATAATTCGCACATAGCTCTGGTCGGTAAAGCGATGAGCTCGAATGAAAGTGCCGCTTATGAAATTATGACATCTTTGGATGTAGACTAtgtattaatcatttttggCGGGATGATTGGATACTCCGGCGACGACATTAACAAATTCTTGTGGATGGTACGCATCGCCGAGGGTGAGCATCCCCAGGACATTCGCGAGAGTGATTACTTCACCGAGAGAGGAGAGTTTCGCGTAGACTCGGAGGGTTCTCCCACGTTACTGAACTCGTTAATGTACAAGCTCAGTTACTATCGGTTTGGGGACGTTAAGATAGACTATCGATCACCTTACGGTTACGATCGTACTCGTAATGCGGAAATAggcaataaaaactttcagcTGACATATCTGGAAGAAGCTTATACTACTGAACATTGGCTTGTCAGGGTTTACAG GGTGAAGAAGCCAGCAGAATTTAATAGACCAAGAATCCCGATCTCCGAACGGGTTATCACCCGTCGCGCAAATTCGTATATTAGTAAAAAG TTATGGGGGGTCGGGCATTGA
- the Stt3B gene encoding dolichyl-diphosphooligosaccharide--protein glycosyltransferase subunit STT3B isoform X1, translated as MLPNKSSSSLPSPSSPSPSPSSSPGTTNAKVMFPDKRSTTKQMKSSTLTNAAGLSSLITFTVLLLAWISGFASRLFAVIRFESIIHEFDPWFNYRATAYMVQHGFYNFLNWFDERAWYPLGRIVGGTVYPGLMITSGSIHYILHSLNIPVHIRDICVFLAPIFSGLTAISTYLLTKEIWSAGAGLFAACFIAIVPGYISRSVAGSYDNEGIAIFALQITYYLWVKSVKTGSIFWASITALSYFYMVSAWGGYVFIINLIPLHVFALLVMNRYSNRLFTSYTTFYVLGLLLSMQVPFVGFQPIRTSEHMAAGGVFGLLIFIAALRYLRTVLTKSEMKYFGGVVAVTAALLLLVLIALTYAGVVAPWSGRFYSLWDTGYAKVHIPIIASVSEHQPTTWFSFFFDLHVLVATFPVGLWYCIKHVNDERVFVILYAISAVYFAGVMVRLMLTLTPVVCMLAGVAISKLVELYLKEEDRDDRNGTESNEESEEERERSPGRALYDKAGKLRRMKHERPKGSGDGLGANLRNGVVIGMLMLLMMFTVHCTWVTSNAYSSPSIVLASYSNDGGRAILDDFREAYYWLAQNTPNDARVMSWWDYGYQIAGMANRTTLVDNNTWNNSHIALVGKAMSSNESAAYEIMTSLDVDYVLIIFGGMIGYSGDDINKFLWMVRIAEGEHPQDIRESDYFTERGEFRVDSEGSPTLLNSLMYKLSYYRFGDVKIDYRSPYGYDRTRNAEIGNKNFQLTYLEEAYTTEHWLVRVYRVKKPAEFNRPRIPISERVITRRANSYISKKTARRKRGFIKGRPVVIKGQKPQRRTT; from the exons ATGCTGCCGAACaagtcgtcgtcatcgttaCCATCCccatcgtcgccgtcgccgtcgccgtcgtcgtcgcccgGCACGACGAACGCGAAGGTCATGTTCCCGGACAAGAGATCGACGACCAAGCAAATGAAGTCCTCCACGCTGACGAACGCCGCCGGCCTCAGCTCCCTTATCACCTTCACCGTTCTTTTGCTCGCCTGGATCTCCGGTTTCGCCTCGCGGCTTTTCGCGGTCATACGTTTCGAGAGTATCATACACGAGTTCGATCCTTG gtTCAACTACAGAGCAACAGCGTATATGGTACAACATggattctacaattttttaaattggttCGACGAACGAGCATGGTATCCATTGGGCCGAATCGTCGGCGGAACTGTCTACCCTGGTCTCATGATAACCTCTGGATCAATACATTACATATTGCACTCTCTAAACATACCAGTGCATATAAGAGACATATGTGTATTCTTAGCTCCAATTTTTAGTGGCCTTACTGCCAtatctacatatttattaacgaAGGAAATATGGAGTGCTGGAGCTGGCTTATTCGCCGCTTGCTTTATCGCCATTGTACCTGGCTACATTTCGAGATCTGTGGCCGGCAGTTATGACAACGAAGGAATTGCAATCTTTGCATTGCAAATCACTTATTATCTTTGGGTTAAATCAGTGAAAACTGGTTCAATCTTTTGGGCGAGCATAACTGCTTTATCTTACTTCTACATGGTATCGGCATGGGGTGGTTATGTGTTCATTATCAATCTGATTCCACTTCATGTATTCGCCTTGCTGGTGATGAACCGTTATAGCAATCGATTATTTACCAGTTACACCACATTTTATGTTCTCGGACTTTTATTAAGTATGCAAGTACCATTCGTCGGATTTCAACCAATCAGAACTTCAGAGCATATGGCTGCGGGTGGTGTATTCGGTCTCCTAATCTTCATAGCAGCTCTCAG ATACTTAAGAACTGTACTTACCAAGTCTGAGATGAAATATTTCGGCGGTGTAGTGGCCGTCACGGCCGCTCTACTCCTGTTAGTTTTGATCGCATTGACGTACGCCGGTGTCGTCGCTCCCTGGAGCGGTAGATTTTACTCGCTATGGGACACCGGTTACGCCAAAGTACACATCCCTATAATAGCATCGGTGTCGGAACACCAACCGACAACTTGGTTCAGCTTTTTCTTCGACTTGCACGTTCTCGTCGCAACGTTCCCGGTCGGTCTTTGGTATTGCATCAAGCACGTGAATGACGAGCGTGTTTTCG tCATACTGTACGCCATAAGTGCCGTTTACTTCGCTGGAGTGATGGTGAGACTTATGTTGACCTTGACGCCAGTGGTGTGCATGCTGGCTGGCGTCGCCATCAGCAAACTCGTGGAGCTGTATCTGAAGGAGGAGGATCGGGACGATCGGAACGGCACCGAGAGCAACGAGGAAAGCGAGGAGGAGAGGGAGCGAAGCCCCGGCAGAGCATTGTACGATAAAGCCGGAAAGCTTCGTAGAATGAAGCACGAGAGGCCGAAAGGTAGCGGCGACGGATTAGGCGCCAATCTTCGCAACGGCGTCGTTATCGGCATGCTGATGCTACTGATGATGTTCACCGTGCATTGCACGTGGGTGACCAGCAACGCGTACTCTAGTCCGTCTATCGTTCTCGCATCCTACAGCAATGACGGCGGCAGAGCCATACTCGACGATTTTCGGGAGGCTTATTACTGGTTAGCTCAAAACACGCCCAATGACGCTAGAGTCATGAGTTGGTGGGATTACGGATATCAGATCGCCGGTATGGCTAACAG aactACACTCGTGGACAATAATACGTGGAATAATTCGCACATAGCTCTGGTCGGTAAAGCGATGAGCTCGAATGAAAGTGCCGCTTATGAAATTATGACATCTTTGGATGTAGACTAtgtattaatcatttttggCGGGATGATTGGATACTCCGGCGACGACATTAACAAATTCTTGTGGATGGTACGCATCGCCGAGGGTGAGCATCCCCAGGACATTCGCGAGAGTGATTACTTCACCGAGAGAGGAGAGTTTCGCGTAGACTCGGAGGGTTCTCCCACGTTACTGAACTCGTTAATGTACAAGCTCAGTTACTATCGGTTTGGGGACGTTAAGATAGACTATCGATCACCTTACGGTTACGATCGTACTCGTAATGCGGAAATAggcaataaaaactttcagcTGACATATCTGGAAGAAGCTTATACTACTGAACATTGGCTTGTCAGGGTTTACAG GGTGAAGAAGCCAGCAGAATTTAATAGACCAAGAATCCCGATCTCCGAACGGGTTATCACCCGTCGCGCAAATTCGTATATTAGTAAAAAG ACTGCACGGCGTAAGCGAGGTTTCATAAAAGGCCGGCCAGTTGTTATTAAAGGACAGAAACCTCAACGACGAACAACGTAA
- the Stt3B gene encoding dolichyl-diphosphooligosaccharide--protein glycosyltransferase subunit STT3B isoform X4, which produces MLPNKSSSSLPSPSSPSPSPSSSPGTTNAKVMFPDKRSTTKQMKSSTLTNAAGLSSLITFTVLLLAWISGFASRLFAVIRFESIIHEFDPWFNYRATAYMVQHGFYNFLNWFDERAWYPLGRIVGGTVYPGLMITSGSIHYILHSLNIPVHIRDICVFLAPIFSGLTAISTYLLTKEIWSAGAGLFAACFIAIVPGYISRSVAGSYDNEGIAIFALQITYYLWVKSVKTGSIFWASITALSYFYMVSAWGGYVFIINLIPLHVFALLVMNRYSNRLFTSYTTFYVLGLLLSMQVPFVGFQPIRTSEHMAAGGVFGLLIFIAALRYLRTVLTKSEMKYFGGVVAVTAALLLLVLIALTYAGVVAPWSGRFYSLWDTGYAKVHIPIIASVSEHQPTTWFSFFFDLHVLVATFPVGLWYCIKHVNDERVFVILYAISAVYFAGVMVRLMLTLTPVVCMLAGVAISKLVELYLKEEDRDDRNGTESNEESEEERERSPGRALYDKAGKLRRMKHERPKGSGDGLGANLRNGVVIGMLMLLMMFTVHCTWVTSNAYSSPSIVLASYSNDGGRAILDDFREAYYWLAQNTPNDARVMSWWDYGYQIAGMANRTTLVDNNTWNNSHIALVGKAMSSNESAAYEIMTSLDVDYVLIIFGGMIGYSGDDINKFLWMVRIAEGEHPQDIRESDYFTERGEFRVDSEGSPTLLNSLMYKLSYYRFGDVKIDYRSPYGYDRTRNAEIGNKNFQLTYLEEAYTTEHWLVRVYRVKKPAEFNRPRIPISERVITRRANSYISKKLIWKRS; this is translated from the exons ATGCTGCCGAACaagtcgtcgtcatcgttaCCATCCccatcgtcgccgtcgccgtcgccgtcgtcgtcgcccgGCACGACGAACGCGAAGGTCATGTTCCCGGACAAGAGATCGACGACCAAGCAAATGAAGTCCTCCACGCTGACGAACGCCGCCGGCCTCAGCTCCCTTATCACCTTCACCGTTCTTTTGCTCGCCTGGATCTCCGGTTTCGCCTCGCGGCTTTTCGCGGTCATACGTTTCGAGAGTATCATACACGAGTTCGATCCTTG gtTCAACTACAGAGCAACAGCGTATATGGTACAACATggattctacaattttttaaattggttCGACGAACGAGCATGGTATCCATTGGGCCGAATCGTCGGCGGAACTGTCTACCCTGGTCTCATGATAACCTCTGGATCAATACATTACATATTGCACTCTCTAAACATACCAGTGCATATAAGAGACATATGTGTATTCTTAGCTCCAATTTTTAGTGGCCTTACTGCCAtatctacatatttattaacgaAGGAAATATGGAGTGCTGGAGCTGGCTTATTCGCCGCTTGCTTTATCGCCATTGTACCTGGCTACATTTCGAGATCTGTGGCCGGCAGTTATGACAACGAAGGAATTGCAATCTTTGCATTGCAAATCACTTATTATCTTTGGGTTAAATCAGTGAAAACTGGTTCAATCTTTTGGGCGAGCATAACTGCTTTATCTTACTTCTACATGGTATCGGCATGGGGTGGTTATGTGTTCATTATCAATCTGATTCCACTTCATGTATTCGCCTTGCTGGTGATGAACCGTTATAGCAATCGATTATTTACCAGTTACACCACATTTTATGTTCTCGGACTTTTATTAAGTATGCAAGTACCATTCGTCGGATTTCAACCAATCAGAACTTCAGAGCATATGGCTGCGGGTGGTGTATTCGGTCTCCTAATCTTCATAGCAGCTCTCAG ATACTTAAGAACTGTACTTACCAAGTCTGAGATGAAATATTTCGGCGGTGTAGTGGCCGTCACGGCCGCTCTACTCCTGTTAGTTTTGATCGCATTGACGTACGCCGGTGTCGTCGCTCCCTGGAGCGGTAGATTTTACTCGCTATGGGACACCGGTTACGCCAAAGTACACATCCCTATAATAGCATCGGTGTCGGAACACCAACCGACAACTTGGTTCAGCTTTTTCTTCGACTTGCACGTTCTCGTCGCAACGTTCCCGGTCGGTCTTTGGTATTGCATCAAGCACGTGAATGACGAGCGTGTTTTCG tCATACTGTACGCCATAAGTGCCGTTTACTTCGCTGGAGTGATGGTGAGACTTATGTTGACCTTGACGCCAGTGGTGTGCATGCTGGCTGGCGTCGCCATCAGCAAACTCGTGGAGCTGTATCTGAAGGAGGAGGATCGGGACGATCGGAACGGCACCGAGAGCAACGAGGAAAGCGAGGAGGAGAGGGAGCGAAGCCCCGGCAGAGCATTGTACGATAAAGCCGGAAAGCTTCGTAGAATGAAGCACGAGAGGCCGAAAGGTAGCGGCGACGGATTAGGCGCCAATCTTCGCAACGGCGTCGTTATCGGCATGCTGATGCTACTGATGATGTTCACCGTGCATTGCACGTGGGTGACCAGCAACGCGTACTCTAGTCCGTCTATCGTTCTCGCATCCTACAGCAATGACGGCGGCAGAGCCATACTCGACGATTTTCGGGAGGCTTATTACTGGTTAGCTCAAAACACGCCCAATGACGCTAGAGTCATGAGTTGGTGGGATTACGGATATCAGATCGCCGGTATGGCTAACAG aactACACTCGTGGACAATAATACGTGGAATAATTCGCACATAGCTCTGGTCGGTAAAGCGATGAGCTCGAATGAAAGTGCCGCTTATGAAATTATGACATCTTTGGATGTAGACTAtgtattaatcatttttggCGGGATGATTGGATACTCCGGCGACGACATTAACAAATTCTTGTGGATGGTACGCATCGCCGAGGGTGAGCATCCCCAGGACATTCGCGAGAGTGATTACTTCACCGAGAGAGGAGAGTTTCGCGTAGACTCGGAGGGTTCTCCCACGTTACTGAACTCGTTAATGTACAAGCTCAGTTACTATCGGTTTGGGGACGTTAAGATAGACTATCGATCACCTTACGGTTACGATCGTACTCGTAATGCGGAAATAggcaataaaaactttcagcTGACATATCTGGAAGAAGCTTATACTACTGAACATTGGCTTGTCAGGGTTTACAG GGTGAAGAAGCCAGCAGAATTTAATAGACCAAGAATCCCGATCTCCGAACGGGTTATCACCCGTCGCGCAAATTCGTATATTAGTAAAAAG TTGATCTGGAAACGTAGTTGA